The following coding sequences are from one Xiphophorus couchianus chromosome 22, X_couchianus-1.0, whole genome shotgun sequence window:
- the znf451 gene encoding E3 SUMO-protein ligase ZNF451, with protein MSSPTPLDDDNELEEVEFVSEGPFRPVLECIDLLSDSEDEGCSSLAGMLEDKINRHKAHIASTLDRLAHKVAQEKKERADKCKAFKEKQILQKAHGQQELAGSSANGVSMEAKRCVDMWLKMPGPKPGVISAGSGSRRAHAAFPRSSSAGHTCPVIDCGRVYENISLLDGHLKRFDHSPCDPTIHLRGSPSEFFACVACCLCFQTEEEWKKHAESKISSSSTDSHNLDQTYQRIVCFACPACFLLFNLRDECLQHMSDKNHFTESLVMTKRKGTAQPVPVPHPVKDRLIALCKDVAFKVRCSLCHQVLISHQTAQAHFNVHCRQGCAVAKSDKTIVDIMKQLQVRGQCIPCSKIFLNQAEIERHKESKLHEVEVNQTMAKALLQYSRFVEMQQSQSKAENHQKRISSGLEVEFQKINKEWSDRHGFPAKRQRLSRGLNDSSSRTLVAAWFCECGLQFSEKGNASKHLLAANQIFHQCGVCGKHMGESSIARLHMSRFHGGAHLSNFLFFCRKCKVEMPRHKDILLHVSEVHSGHTYLTEKEVPYDLSSDLDAKPSTSIKISLPSPSASKLQQDAVETPSSTAGHTWMCRMCEDVFDSEAAVLKHCSDLSSHSFQRFICGHCPQKFFKESTVRRHCMNEHGGQIKSFHFCGLCDSMQFDTEDEFMDHYRKLHSKDYYCMDEPEVVQPPAAEETSQNACPCMDGEGFIEEKKATYTRCMRNLAAEGKCLYKCAPCCVSVPSFAQMKTHILTKHAALNLDKTFDVVCQECQESFSSVPKFHKHHHSMHCTLEPCLSSQECMRDSKPDSKTVKIINAVEINSGSDEIEDETLVKILSTNEVSDETEGHEEQIDEEMCHALSLSAEEAREAARESADLEEALQRSLLEF; from the exons ATGTCTTCACCAACCCCATTAGACGATGACAACGAGCTGGAAGAAGTAGAGTTTGTATCG GAGGGCCCTTTTAGACCAGTACTGGAATGCATTGACCTGCTGAGTGACAGTGAGGATGAAGGGTGCTCGTCACTGGCTGGCATG CTTGAAGACAAAATCAACAGACACAAAGCTCATATAGCGTCTACACTTGACAGACTGGCACATAAGGTGGCCcaggagaaaaaagagagagcgGATAAATGTAAAGCATTTAAG gaaaaacaaatcttacaAAAAGCTCATGGGCAGCAAGAGTTGGCTGGTTCTTCAGCAAATGGTGTAAGCATGGAAGCAAAGCGCTGTGTGGACATGTGGTTAAAGATGCCAG GCCCCAAGCCTGGAGTGATCAGTGCCGGTTCAGGAAGCAGACGCGCTCATGCCGCTTTCCCTAGAAGCAGTTCAGCTGGTCACACTTGCCCAGTAATTGATTGCGGTCGTGTTTACGAGAACATTTCCCTCCTTGATGGCCACTTGAAGCG GTTTGATCACTCTCCATGTGACCCAACAATTCATCTCAGAGGAAGTCCATCCGAGTTCTTCGCCTGCGTTGCCTGCTGTTTGTGCTTTCAGACAGAGGAAGAATGGAAGAAACACGCTGAATCCAAG ATTTCCTCGTCTAGCACTGACAGTCACAACTTGGATCAAACTTATCAGCGGATCGTTTGCTTTGCCTGTCCCGCTTGCTTCCTCCTCTTTAACTTACGAGACGAGTGTCTTCAGCACATGTCAGACAAAAACCACTTCACTGAGTCTCTCGTTATGACCA aaagaaaaggaacagCGCAGCCAGTTCCGGTTCCACATCCTGTGAAGGATCGTCTCATTGCTTTGTGTAAGGATGTAGCATTCAAGGTCCGCTGCTCCTTATGTCACCAAGTGCTGATTTCCCATCAGACAGCTCAAGCTCACTTCAA TGTGCACTGCAGGCAAGGCTGCGCTGTGGCCAAGTCTGACAAAACCATAGTGGACATTATGAAACAGCTTCAAGTCCGAGGCCAGTGCATTCCCTGCTCTAAAATCTTTCTCAACCAGGCTGAAATCGAAAGACATAAAGAGTCGAAGCTACACGAAGTTGAGGTCAATCAAACAATGGCGAAAGCACTCCTTCAGTACAGTCGCTTTGTTGAAATGCAACAAAGTCAAAGTAAAGCAGAGAACCATCAGAAAAGAATATCATCTGGCCTTGAGGTTGagtttcaaaaaataaacaaggaatGGAGTGACCGCCATGGATTTCCAGCCAAACGACAAAGACTGAGCCGAGGCTTGAacgacagcagcagcaggacctTGGTGGCGGCTTGGTTTTGTGAATGCGGCCTGCAGTTTTCTGAGAAGGGCAATGCTAGTAAGCATCTCCTGGCTGCAAACCAGATTTTCCACCAGTGTGGCGTTTGTGGCAAACACATGGGGGAGTCTTCAATCGCCCGCCTACATATGAGCCGTTTCCATGGGGGAGCGCACCTCTCCAACTTCCTGTTCTTCTGCCGCAAGTGCAAAGTGGAAATGCCCCGGCACAAAGATATCTTGCTGCATGTGTCCGAAGTCCACAGTGGACACACCTACCTCACAGAGAAAGAGGTTCCCTATGACCTCAGCTCAGACCTCGATGCCAAACCTTCCACTAGCATCAAAATATCATTGCCCTCGCCTTCTGCTTCCAAATTGCAGCAGGACGCGGTGGAGACGCCTTCTTCGACAGCGGGCCACACTTGGATGTGTAGGATGTGTGAAGACGTCTTTGACTCGGAAGCAGCTGTGTTGAAACACTGCAGCGATTTGAGTAGTCACAGCTTCCAAAGATTCATCTGTGGACACTGTCCGCAGAAGTTCTTCAAAGAATCCACAGTGCGGCGACACTGCATGAATGAGCACGGCGGGCAGATAAAGAGTTTCCACTTCTGTGGCCTGTGCGACAGCATGCAGTTTGATACTGAGGACGAATTCATGGATCATTACAGGAAACTTCACAGTAAGGACTACTACTGCATGGACGAGCCTGAAGTTGTTCAGCCTCCTGCTGCTGAGGAAACCAGTCAGAATGCATGTCCTTGTATGGATGGAGAAGGGTTCATAGAGGAAAAGAAAGCTACTTATACCCGGTGCATGAGAAATCTCGCTGCAGAAGGAAAATGTCTGTACAAATGTGCACCCTGCTGCGTATCTGTTCCTTCTTTTGCACAGATGAAGACTCATATCCTCACAAAACATGCGGCCCTGAACCTGGATAAAACCTTTGACGTAGTGTGCCAAGAGTGCCAGGAGAGCTTCAGCAGTGTGCCGAAGTTTCATAAACATCATCATTCGATGCACTGTACACTGGAACCATGCCTTAGCTCCCAGGAGTGCATGAGGGATTCAAAACCAGActccaaaactgtaaaaataatcaATGCTGTGGAGATCAATTCAGGAAGTGACG AGATTGAAGATGAAACATTGGTGAAGATTTTAAGCACCAATGAAGTCAGTGATGAAACAGAAGGGCATGAAG aGCAAATAGATGAAGAAATGTGTCATGCGTTGTCTTTGAGCGCAGAAGAAGCAAGAGAGGCTGCAAGAGAGTCTGCTG atttgGAGGAAGCTCTACAACGAAGTCTTCTGGAATTCTAA
- the bag2 gene encoding BAG family molecular chaperone regulator 2, which translates to MAQAKIHAKMNESACSKFSRTLSMADRSGRLLESLDQLEMRVEALRDAASAMEQERESILEMIQSVQNSQEMRNICPGEREELNLTANRLMGRTLSVEISIGTIRNLQQEEALQKATSIIDEIVKKLLSDMEGARQQLLALHAACVTEAPPVPIDQKFQAIVISCALEDQKKIKTRLETLVRNTENAEKNIKIMDHQKLEDTKANGGH; encoded by the exons ATGGCACAGGCAAAAATACACGCAAAAATGAACGAATCTGCCTGCAGCAAATTCAGCAGGACGCTGTCTATGGCAGATCGCTCCGGGCGACTCCTGGAAAGTTTGGATCAGCTGGAAATGAG GGTGGAGGCTTTACGCGACGCCGCATCAGCCATGGAGCAGGAAAGGGAGAGCATCCTGGAAATGATTCAGTCCGTGCAGAACAGTCAGGAAATGCGAAACATCTGTCCGG GTGAGAGAGAAGAGTTGAATTTAACTGCAAACCGTCTGATGGGCCGAACCCTGTCTGTGGAGATCTCTATTGGCACAATCAGGAACCTCCAGCAGGAGGAGGCGCTGCAGAAGGCCACGTCTATAATAGATGAAATAGTGAAAAAGTTACTGAGTGACATGGAAGGTGCTCGGCAGCAGCTGCTGGCTCTGCACGCGGCCTGCGTGACCGAAGCACCGCCTGTCCCCATTGACCAGAAGTTTCAGGCTATAGTGATCAGCTGCGCTCTGGAGGACCAGAAGAAGATCAAGACAAGGCTGGAGACTCTGGTGAGGAACACTGAAAACGCTGAGAAGAACATCAAGATTATGGATCACCAAAAACTCGAGGACACAAAAGCCAATGGAGGTCACTAA
- the rab23 gene encoding ras-related protein Rab-23 gives MLEEDMEVAIKVVVVGNGAVGKSSMIQRYCKGIFTKDYKKTIGVDFLERQIIVNGEEVRLMLWDTAGQEEFDAITKAYYRGAHACVLVFSTTDRESYQAIDNWREKVEAEVGNIPTVLVQNKIDLLEETVIKNEEAEALAKRLKLRFYRASVKEDLNVNEVFKYLAEKYLQRLKQQTAEETEVIHSTSNKIGVFNTTSSNVTNQSSSNGREVITLRPNKQRTKKSKNPFGGCSLF, from the exons ATGTTGGAAGAGGACATGGAGGTGGCCATCAAAGTGGTCGTGGTCGGCAATGGAGCCGTTGGCAAGTCCAGCATGATCCAGCGTTACTGCAAAGGCATTTTCACAAAGGACTACAAAAAGACAATCGGGGTGGACTTTCTAGAAAGACAGATTAT AGTAAATGGTGAGGAGGTTCGACTAATGCTGTGGGACACCGCTGGGCAGGAAGAGTTTGACGCCATTACCAAGGCTTACTACAGAG GTGCCCATGCCTGTGTGCTAGTCTTCTCTACAACAGACCGCGAGTCGTACCAGGCCATCGACAACTGGAGGGAGAAGGTGGAGGCGGAGGTTGGAAATATTCCCACAGTCCTGGTGCAAAATAAAATCGATCTCCTGGaagaaactgtaataaaaaa TGAAGAGGCGGAAGCTTTGGCTAAAAGACTTAAACTGAGATTTTATCGTGCATCTGTGAAAGAGGATCTGAATGTCAATGAGG TTTTCAAGTACTTGGCTGAGAAATATCTCCAGAGACTCAAACAGCAAACAGCAGAGGAAACAGAGGTGATCCACTCTACGAGCAATAAAATAG gtgTTTTCAATACCACTAGTAGTAATGTAACCAACCAGAGCTCCAGCAATGGCAGAGAAGTCATCACTTTACGACCCAATAAACAGAGGACCAAGAAGAGTAAGAACCCTTTTGGAGGCTGCAGTCTGTTCTAG